The Seriola aureovittata isolate HTS-2021-v1 ecotype China chromosome 3, ASM2101889v1, whole genome shotgun sequence genome includes a region encoding these proteins:
- the mief2 gene encoding mitochondrial dynamics protein MID49, whose amino-acid sequence MNFQGSRRRGEDGIAMVIDFLLSNARLVLGVGGAALLGIATLAVKRLIERAGRAADDEKVEQKMAESWEELSLVSASPTLIKRGIEGVVMKHVAKATRQQKADLCQQPQMSSPEVSKPESKSKRLQLCVLSLQERLQQYYNTRAALAPHEVQRAQSLALDICTEIQGFMHSRHPDMPLGEMSLGGSLLDDLQVVSADHACLLVPLKLEASLWSLIPGEQTLLTHPLHWMVRRVNVEYFPKGRSYWDRYLVGGYLSAEAVVSMFNKAVMETINWPSISSTIDCLVRPVLGGPDLRLEIRPRDEREGAESSDQPLFISMLPLLRQGDVALTAQPELTSPWVNAWHLSLYPWETQRLAQLDAADDGYRRHTLKILKAVCRLNPALRPLKAAPLANLILHLSDSESDWSEISLDVRFQQCITELIGYLEQGALHSYFKPAVNLLSGLSEDQVDQMGFMLYCAVSEPEILFI is encoded by the exons ATGAACTTCCAGGGTAGTCGGAGGCGAGGGGAGGATGGCATTGCCATGGTGATTGATTTCCTGCTGTCTAATGCCCGGCTGGTTCTGGGAGTTGGTGGGGCTGCCCTGCTCGGAATTGCTACACTGGCAGTGAAACGG TTGATAGAGCGTGCGGGCCGTGCAGCCGACGATGAAAAGGTGGAGCAGAAGATGGCTGAGAGTTGGGAGGAGTTGAGTTTGGTCTCAGCTTCCCCCACACTAATCAAGAGGGGCATAGAGGGCGTGGTGATGAAGCATGTTGCCAAGGCAACCAGACAGCAGAAAG CTGACCTGTGCCAGCAACCTCAGATGTCCTCTCCGGAGGTGTCTAAGCCTGAGTCAAAGTCCAAGAGGCTCCAGCTCTGCGTCCTCAGTTTGCAG GAGCGTCTGCAGCAGTACTATAACACAAGGGCGGCACTAGCTCCACATGAGGTCCAGAGGGCTCAGTCTCTTGCTCTGGACATCTGCACTGAGATCCAGGGCTTTATGCACAGCCGTCACCCCGACATGCCACTGGGAGAAATGAGCCTTGGAGGTTCACTGCTGGACGACCTGCAG gtggtCAGTGCGGATCACGCGTGTCTGTTGGTGCCCCTAAAGCTGGAAGCTTCTTTGTGGAGTCTCATCCCCGGAGAACAAACACTGCTCACACACCCACTGCACTGGATGGTCCGACGGGTCAATGTGGAATATTTCCCCAAAGGACGGAGCTACTGGGACAG GTACCTGGTGGGTGGTTACCTGTCTGCAGAAGCTGTTGTGAGCATGTTTAATAAGGCTGTCATGGAAACTATAAACTGGCCGTCAATCAGCAGCACTATCGACTGTCTCGTCAGACCTGTACTGGGAGGACCGGACCTGAGACTGGAGATCCG GCCTCgagatgaaagagagggagcagagagcagtGACCAACCCCTGTTCATCTCCATGTTGCCTCTGCTGAGGCAGGGGGACGTGGCTCTGACTGCTCAGCCTGAGCTCACCTCTCCCTGGGTCAACGCCTGGCACCTGTCGCTCTACCCATGGGAAACTCAGCGCCTAGCTCAACTCGACGCCGCTGACGATGGATACCGCAGACACACGCTTAAAATCCTGAAGGCGGTGTGCAGACTGAACCCTGCCCTGCGACCACTCAAAGCTGCCCCGCTGGCCAATCTCATCCTGCAcctcagtgacagtgagagcGACTGGTCCGAGATCAGCCTGGATGTAAGATTCCAGCAGTGTATCACGGAGCTGATTGGCTACCTCGAGCAAGGGGCGTTACACAGTTACTTCAAACCAGCTGTCAATCTGCTGAGCGGCTTGTCAGAGGACCAGGTGGACCAGATGGGCTTCATGCTCTACTGTGCCGTGTCAGAGCCGGAAATACTGTTCATATAA